A portion of the Streptomyces sp. NBC_01335 genome contains these proteins:
- the soxR gene encoding redox-sensitive transcriptional activator SoxR, translating to MPQIPQSLHELTVGQLAARSGAAVSALHFYEAKGLIASRRTSGNQRRYGRDALRRVAFVRAAQRVGIPLATIREALAELPEERTPTREDWARLSGAWRTELDERIKQLSRLRDHLTDCIGCGCLSLENCVLSNPDDISGERMAGSRLMPERRTTPETHD from the coding sequence GTGCCCCAGATTCCCCAGTCGCTCCACGAGCTCACCGTCGGCCAGCTCGCCGCGCGCAGCGGCGCGGCCGTCTCCGCCCTGCACTTCTACGAGGCCAAGGGGCTGATCGCCAGCCGCCGCACCAGCGGCAACCAGCGCCGCTACGGCAGGGACGCACTCCGGCGGGTCGCCTTCGTGCGTGCGGCCCAGCGGGTCGGCATCCCGCTGGCCACCATCCGTGAGGCGCTCGCCGAACTGCCGGAGGAGCGCACACCCACCCGGGAGGACTGGGCCCGGCTCTCCGGAGCGTGGCGCACCGAACTGGACGAACGCATCAAGCAGCTCAGCCGGTTGCGCGACCATCTGACGGACTGCATCGGCTGCGGCTGTCTCTCGCTGGAGAACTGTGTCCTCTCCAATCCGGACGACATCTCCGGCGAACGAATGGCCGGTTCCCGGCTGATGCCGGAGCGCCGGACCACGCCGGAGACGCACGACTGA
- a CDS encoding MaoC family dehydratase has product MAEPKIFTSAQELRDGVGEQLGHSDWLEIDQKRIDQFAEATGDHQWIHVDPERAAAGPFGTTIAHGYLTLSLLPTLVPQVMAVEGAKMGINYGTNKVRFPSTVPVGSRLRATAVLKSVEEAGGGVQITAVVTVEREGGEKPACVAESVSRYYF; this is encoded by the coding sequence ATGGCAGAGCCGAAGATCTTCACCTCCGCACAGGAGCTGCGCGACGGTGTGGGCGAGCAGCTGGGGCACAGCGACTGGCTGGAGATCGATCAGAAGCGGATCGACCAGTTCGCCGAGGCGACCGGCGACCACCAGTGGATCCACGTCGATCCGGAACGCGCCGCGGCCGGCCCGTTCGGCACGACGATCGCCCACGGGTATCTGACGCTCTCCCTGCTGCCGACGCTCGTGCCGCAGGTCATGGCGGTCGAGGGCGCGAAGATGGGCATCAACTACGGCACCAACAAGGTCCGTTTCCCCTCCACGGTCCCGGTCGGCTCGCGGCTGCGCGCCACGGCCGTACTGAAGAGCGTCGAGGAGGCGGGCGGCGGAGTACAGATCACCGCGGTCGTCACCGTGGAGCGCGAGGGCGGCGAGAAGCCCGCCTGCGTCGCGGAGTCGGTCTCGCGCTACTACTTCTGA
- a CDS encoding TetR/AcrR family transcriptional regulator, with product MGTAEETDGQETPWGEVTPEAARRLLVAAVEAFAERGYHATTTRDIAGRAGMSPAALYIHYKTKEELLHRISRIGHDRALSLLEAAADGDGAAPDRLAVAVRAFVHWHAERFATARVVQYELDALSDEHRAEIIELRRRTDAAMRRIIKDGVDTGEFDVPDVPGTALAVLSLCIDVSRWFNAQGSRTPEEVGALYADLVLRMVGAPK from the coding sequence ATGGGTACGGCGGAGGAGACCGACGGCCAGGAGACGCCGTGGGGCGAAGTGACCCCCGAGGCCGCCCGGCGGCTCCTCGTGGCGGCGGTCGAGGCCTTCGCCGAGCGCGGCTACCACGCGACGACCACCCGTGACATCGCCGGCCGGGCCGGCATGAGCCCGGCGGCTCTCTACATCCACTACAAGACGAAGGAAGAGCTGCTCCACCGGATCAGCCGCATCGGCCACGACCGTGCGCTCTCCCTGCTGGAGGCAGCGGCGGACGGTGACGGCGCCGCCCCGGACCGGCTCGCCGTCGCCGTACGGGCCTTCGTCCACTGGCACGCGGAGCGCTTCGCGACGGCACGGGTGGTGCAGTACGAACTCGACGCGCTGAGCGACGAACACCGCGCCGAGATCATCGAACTGCGGCGGCGCACCGACGCGGCGATGCGGCGGATCATCAAGGACGGTGTGGACACCGGGGAGTTCGACGTCCCCGACGTGCCCGGCACCGCGCTCGCCGTCCTCTCCCTCTGCATCGACGTCTCGCGCTGGTTCAACGCGCAGGGCAGCCGTACGCCCGAGGAGGTCGGCGCGCTCTACGCGGACCTGGTCCTGCGCATGGTCGGCGCCCCGAAGTAG